atgtttgatttgatttcacGTAGTAGATATCGACTGTTTCTCAGCAGCGGCTCAACTTTCTTTGTCAGCTGCGATTCCTGTGTTTTCCGTCAGTTTATCCCTTTTCAATATCGACATTTTCCgtcatattcttttttaaatgaaagaaGGCCACATTGATTTTTCACTTGAGACCGTTACTCACTTGTCATACGATGCGTCCCAAGccttaatttttttgggggaagggggggaCGATCAAAATGGAATCAAAGTGATGTCGTCCTCTTGAAGCACAAGGAATTTTCACGAGTCTCTTCAAAATCACAATTTATTCCTGCACAGCAATCTACTTTGTAGTGACAACAAGCGGTGACGTCCCCCTACACCCTTACAGATTCATCGCCTTCCTGAATATCTAATGAAATATTCCCTTCACCGAAAACTACTGTCATCTGTAAATAATATAGTAATAACGATGATTATTCTTTCACACATCACAGGACACAGCCTAAgcctaaaaaataaaatacgacGAGTTAAACGAGTCGAAACGGCCGATTACACAACCAACAACAAaccttttttatgttttctttaGATCTCTTTCTCCCTCGTTTTGACGTAATCACCAGCGTTGCTCCAATGTATAAAGATTTGAAAAGAGTTTTTCCCTCAGCATTTCGGGCTCTATTGATTTAATGATAGTACCATAAACCGCGAAACCACTATGCACTCACGGCTGATTTGGACTGaagctcttttcttttatcgttCCTGcaatacatgtagaagaagatGGAATTAACTTGAGGGGTTGACGGAATGGGTAAATATAAGAGCACTCAGCCGGAAATAGCCTGCCTTTATATCCATCGTCTAGtaggataaaaagaaaaaaacagcaagCAAATCAGTTTCCTTGCTTTCAACAATTCCGCAGACAGCTAGACACGATTCTTATGTAAAATCAAAACTCAGCTCCCTTTCTCTTAAACGACGGAAAACTAACTTTACTTCTCCCTGATAAAAAGAACAATTAGAAAGGATGGTCACATCTCAagttgttttaaaaaagaaatacttcAAAGAGTTCTTTTCGTATAAAAGATTTAGACCTAGGTGGAGatacaaaaaaggaaaaaatcaaAGTTTGAAACAGTCTTTCTTCTTAGGTAAATCAGCATGATTGAATAGGGCTAACAAAACTTACGTATGCTCGAtgctaaaaattttttcacgGTAAGAAAACCTGATGTTTGATTTCGGATGGATGAATGTTATGCTTACATTTCGCTTCACATAGTTTTAATCGAAGTATCGAGGCtaagataaataaattatgGAGTACAACCAGATTTAAGAGATAATTGTGCTTAAATAACTAGCAATcaaaacattgtttttaaaaacaggAATTGTGGTTGGATTTTTAACTCACGAGATGAAGAGCTTGCTGCATTCATGACGAGTTCACCGTTCGTGGCTTATTGTACGGCTATTCTTGTGACAGGGGACGGGACCACTAGTCTGCCATTTTCCATGTTGTAAGCCTCAGACAAAGGTAGCAGCCTAAAGTGTTGTCTAGCACTTGCAGAGTTCTTCCACTTCAGTTGCCATGCACTTGTTGGTTATTTCATTGACATGACAGCCCAGCAACTGGTCAACAAAACAGCAgcctattgttttctttagaaAGGAATCAAACATTATCTGATCACAATCTAGAATTCATCAAAAATAAGAATAGTATTACAAACTTAACTGAAGAATATTTCCCTTCTTGGGACCAAAAGATTGTCTGAAAATGACAGGTTTTAAATCATGAAAGTCGAGGTGGAAAGCAACGTTTCTATTTCTTGGTATATAAAATTTGCTAGCGACACTACTTAATGGAAGGCCTGAAAGTAACAGCTTGCAAAAAATACTTACCAGTTAGTCGGTGTCGTAAGTAGGGAGTTCCTGGTAGCACAACTATGCAAACAATGAGATGTGAAATGGAATAACAGCTGGACAAAAAGGTTGAATACTCAATATTCAATAACGATTGAAAAAGTTTTCGATTTGCTCatgaatatttaaataaaaagctacCTCGAGTTTTGTAAGGTAGGGAGCAATTTGCACCGAGTTACTCTTGATTCCCGCCCATTGCAACGTCGCCACATGGTAAAAATTAGTAAGAGACTGGGCGTATGCCACCCTCCCACCCGACTTCTTTAAAGCCATGGCAATGTTTAACGATTTTCTTTAGATTGTAGTCGTTTGGTTTGTTGTCAAGATGACAGGCCACCGATAAAAACgataaataaacatttttgtaaaaaaagaaaacacgttGAGCTGGTCTAATATTTAACGAAAATATTGAGCAACTAAGAAACTACTTAAAACTTCGCTTATTTAACCAGGTAGTATTTGGGAATACAAATCTTTCCTACGACCGCAGGTGCTACGACAGAGCAGAAGATGGGACAACAAAATCACATACGGTTGGATTCCACAATGGATAGATTGAGCCTATGCCGAAGCATCTGCAGTCGTAAGCAAGATTTGCATGCCCAAATACTACCAGGTTAGTTATTAAGCGAAGTTTTCTGCTGCGTAATATCTGAGTTGATATTTGATGGCGGTTTGTCATCAAACGaaaactgcaaaaaaaaaaaactggtaaAGGAATCATACCGGATATTGAAACTCCCTGAGAGTTTTATTGATCAATTCATTTCACTGCGGAGAATTTTTCGATGAATACTCGAGCAAATCAAGTGTGTCCTCCTAGCTGCATTTCCGAGGAAGTGTATCAGGTTCAATGAAAACGAATGCTACGTAAGCTGTTTTTCAGATTTTGGATGACAAGATTGTGCTTGAAACATGAACGGGAATAGGAGATCGGCAAGTTTTTGCCTCCTTCAGCAGTAGGGGAGATGAGAATCTCTTTGACGCAATGGCGCCATTTTGCTTCAAGAAGAATAATTTAATAAGAAAGTAAATTTTTGCTTCTCTAATTCTACTCTAGTGGATTTTTCATAAATAAATTCGACAAGAATCCTTTCGCAATATTTAGTGCAAGATATTTACCGAATTCAGTTTAACACACAAAATGCCTTTTCGACTGCAACTCCTTGGTCTTCTGGAGAATGGGTGAGAATCGccgccatttcttttaatcCCCACGTGTTCTGAGGGAGATGTATGGGGATGTTGACGAAACGGTTGTCCTTCAAACCTTCCTAAGCAAGGATTTTTAAAGACACAAAtcatagaaaacaaaatattgaCTTTCGTTTTAATATTTGCACCAAAAGCATTTTTATGCTTACCTACGCTAATTGACTTTTTCGACGAATGTAATGCGTGCAGCTGGCGACAGCTGTTTTGCTTGAAAGGACAACCAATTTTGTCAACCATCTCAGACTTCTCAAGTCTGAACAAGAAAACGAACTGCCCTCGGGGAAAGCTTTGTTACTAAAGGCTTTTCAGTCGCCCTAAGCCAATAATGAGGCCATATTTTCATTAAATACTAGATCAGCtcaaattatttttcatttttaacaaaagAACACTAcatgctttttatttttttaatcatttttattgatttactATCATCTCGGCGAAATAATTAACGACTACAATGTAAAAGAAATTGTGAAACTTTGTAAAGGTCGTAATAGCTCCAAAGACATCGGCTGGCAATTGGCATCCGGACAGTCTCACTCATTTTTACCATGTGGCGACGTGGCAATGGGCGGGAATCAAAGAGTGTGTAGGAGCAaatcgttcctgaaactcaaggctattttaaatttaaatattcattAGCAATCGAAAAATTTCCTCAATTGTCATTGGTTTACTGAGCATTCAGCCTGTTTGTCCAGctcatttttccattttaagTCTCATTCGTTGCATAGTTGTGCTCCAAGGAACTCCCAACTTACGACACCGTCTAAATGGTAATTATTTTTGTAAGTTTGTACTTTCAGGCCAATCATTGTATAGTGTCGCTGGCATATTTTAGATACAGATAAATGAAAACGTGACTTTCCACCCAGATTCACCTGTTTTAAAACTCGCATTTTGAAACAATCTTTTGGTTCTAACATGGACAAAATGCGTCAACGACATCGACCGAATATTTTATTTGGAAGGAAACATATTTTGCCATCCAAGATTAGTCAGTCAAATTAGCAATACTATTCTTATTTTTGCTGAAATTCTAGAAGGTAATcaaattgtttgattattttctatagaacacgGTAGGTTGGTGTTATATTAAGTAGCTGTTGAGCTATCATGTCAATGAAGTAACTACCGAGTGCATGGCAACTGAAGTGGAAGAACTCTGCAAGTGCTAGACAACACTAGGTTGCCACCTTTGTGTTAGATTTACATCGTGGTAGATAGAGGAGTAGAGAGGTCCTTCCCTTGTAGACAGTATATAGCCGTAGAATTTGCCACGAATGATCCACTCGTTACGAATCTACCAAACTCCTTATCTCGTGCGTTAAAAATCCAACtacaatttctgttttttaaaacgctGTTTTGATTAATAGTTATTCGAGCACACTTCTCTTAATTATGGATTGTTATTCTACAATTTATTGATCTTACTCTTGGCCTTCGATTAAAACGATGTGTAGcaaaatttaagtgtagcGTTCGTCCACCCGAAATCAAACACCATGTTTTCTCTACCGTGAACACAAATTTTACTTCGAGCATATGTAAGTTTCGTTATCCCCAATCAATCATGCAGACTCACccaagaaaacaagttttttttttttagctggaCGATGCTTCCAATCCGTTTGAAAATATTGTTAAGGGTAGCAAAACAATCGTTGCCAGGTTGTTGCTATTGCATTGTAAACTGGCTCTTTTTGAACTCGTTGAACTTGACTAGCCATTCCATTTTGatagatttatttttattttgaaagtAGAAGAGCTCTTCCATGTCTCGTTTTCCTGTCCTGTTTGCATACCAATTattgatttctctttttttttctaggaaTATCAACTGTCTGATGAAAGGATTTTGAAAAGGATCCCTTGACTGATTGGAAGTAATCGTCGACGGAGTTCTTGGCGGACGGAAAAACAAGGAAACATATTTGAATCTACCCAGTGAGACGATTGGTTCCACTTCAGACATCTAGTGCAACGCAAAGTATACGACTGCTACGATAATCGGCGACTCCAATTCAACATCATCGTTACAAGGTCggcatttccattttttctcatttctccTCCGCAGATGCGTGTAATCCAGCTCGTTGCTATGTCATATTTGATCTATAGGGAAACACAGGGAAAAATTGCTCGAGTATGgggaaagggggggagggggataGCATTTGAGACACTCATACCATAGCAAGTAACgttattattttcttctcaTTCTTCACCAATAAGATTATGCTGATTTCATGTTGTGTTTTTTGTGGACCCCCAATTTTAGTCGTGGCAGTTAAGCCACAGCTTTGAAAAAAGGAGCTCAACATTATTGCAATTATCTTATCGTTGTTAACATTTAGCTCTTTATAAAATCCGGGTGATTGAGGGGCGTCCTCAATCCGTAGCCAAAAGTCATTTACACATTTATTCGTGTACCTAATAGCTTAACAGATATGCTTTCGTGTCGAgttggcagcgatgggatggTAGTGTGTATTCCCTGTACCATTTGGTTTTGAGTTTTACTCTGTAAAGTTATCCTTGTATGAGTTAGTCCTTGGTATAGGAAGTCGTCCTGGCAGTAAACGTTTTATGCAAAACGAGGAAACTCGGCCATGGGTTTTATTCCAGAGAAATTAGGTTTAAAGTTTGTCAATCTGTCAGTGGCTTAGgacaaatgaaaaatgatgaaacTCGAACTTGTCGTCACCTCGTTAGCCGATTGATTGTTATTAGAAATACCGGAAAAGGAGTAAGCGTCTTTTGAATTGATTGAATCGATGACAGCTGTATTCCAGGACATCTCTATTTATAAAACCATGCAGATATAAATCAAGTGTAGTTCACCCTCCCTTGTGTGCTGGATAGTGATATCTGCACGGATTTGTCGCCACATCTTAACCGGCAGCGAATATCATTAGTTATGGCAGCTGACTCTCATAAATAGCTTTCCGCAGTGCGCCACTggttttctactttttttttttgtggggagGGGAGGTGGTTTCTCTATATCTTTCTCACAGAAACTAATGTTACACGTTACAACGGGTGTATCCGAAGGGACCATGTAAGTTCATTCTTCAATGGCATCCGTCTTTGCTTTTGTTGTCTGTCAGCCATTGCTAGAAAACTCCTCCCCCCCCCGTACATCCTTACTCGTTTAATGGCTTTATACACTTTTTCTTGCCATTAAAATTGAAACTCTGCGCAGTCACGTAGCCGCAGATTGGATTTCCAAAGAAAGACTGTCGGTAGTTTGTagaattttattgtttttttttcttttatttgattaaATTTAATCCGTGTCATAGTATAGACGTAActtgtatatatatgtacacaTACACCATATATAGAAACAGAACGGAATCATGTACAAAGAGGTGTTTTTATAAATTCCCCATATAATGtgtaggcaaaaaaaaaaaaaaaaaactcgccCAGTGTCTCTAATTTTTCGGGTTTTGCGCAGCGAgacgtttcatttttttcatcatgatggaggggggggggatgcgGGTGAAATAGAAAGAGAAGTCGTACATGTCATATCAAGCAACGATGGTGATGCAATCACAAAAACATTGGAGGAGTACcataaacattttttattttttaaatcgcttGTGTGTTTGCGAGACTGACGAGAGCTTATACAAGGATCAAATAGCAAAATGGCGAACAATCGAATTAACGGGAAACAATGGCGCGCAGCGACGTGATTTTTCTGAACATTTtggtatgtgtgtgtgtaaactTATAAAGGAATTGACTAGGAGGGGGGGATGTGCTATCAAATTACACTTGGCGCTAATTTCAATTAAAGTCGGATGCATTGCcgttaagttttttttcttttttcttttttcggtaataaatagaaaaacatttgaacttttgatttaaaaaaaaaaaaaactgaaaaaatccgaaggaaaaaaggggataaaTCATTGTGACGTTTCTGACGGCTTcctttttccccatttttccGCAATCACACACTTGAGAGGTCGAGCGGATCTTTGccgtattaatttttttattattactaaaattatttttaaaaaattacgaTTCCAAATGCACAACAGAGCAGGGCTTTGATGCCTAACACACGTCATAATACCGGTGGGTATAATATccattttatttgaaaatatatcGTCATATGTCGAGAAATATAAGCGCGTAtctttccccattttttttctcttcgattttattttattgttttatatgtacaaaaaaaaatggaaaaagattATGTGATTATAACACCATAATTCTTTGAGGGTGTGGTAGGTGAAGGGTTTGCCTGTCATTTCCTTAAATgatctcaaaaaaaaaaaaaagattaggAAAAACCGGATCGATATTTAGGAAATGTTGTCTTTCACCCTGTAATACTGCAGTATGTACACGTCGTTTGGGGTCCCTGTAATTTAGTACCAACAATTGTCGAGGGTCGAAGACAAGTGGGAATGATGTCCAATCCACAACGAAATGGATGACCaaaagttaaattattttttcctaTTACACGAAATGTAAAATCGAAACAAGAGGCGGAAATCTCTCTGCGCCTTGCTTCCTTGTGAATTCAATTGGATTTTGTCTTTTCACTCTAAcggggaacaaaaaaataaaataaaatgcaatCTCGTTATTCAGTCTGCACATTGATCATTCGATTTAACAACGAAATTTGTGTTTCATCCAgtctttatttcatttttattcatttttcctTAGAGATTCTGGACGGCGACCCCACTGAGCCGCTTGTGATCGATCCTCTCAATGCCGGCGATGGTATCGCCACTGGAATGCCTGATCGTCCTACTCGTTTGATTCTCGGCTGACGCTACGCTCAAACGGCCTAAATTATTCTTGccgtgctgctgctgctggctGGTGGAAACCGAGGGCGGCCAGTTGGTCGCGTTGCTGCTCGCGCGGATCCTGGCACCGCGTGCAAAAGACGCACACCAAAGTGTTGCGGAAGGCTTCCCGGAAGTCTTTGTTGAAATAGGCGTAGATCAGCGGATTGAGAGTCGAATTGAAGTAACCGATCCAGAAGAGGACCTCGACGACGATGTCGGGACAGTAGCACATGTCGCCGCACAGCGTGACGCTCAGGTACCAGATGAAAAACGGTAACCAGCACAAGACAAAGGCGCCCATGATGATACCCAACGTCCGGGCGGCTTTGTGCTCACGGCGGATTTTTTGCAAGTGTTTACTGTCTTTGCTTATTGTCGGCGTGTTGCTACACGTCTCGTCACGACACTGGTAGCGATTCGCGTCCGATGCACTGTCCAGCAAAGCGCTGCGATCACCAGCGCTGATGCGCTTATTTTCCGGCGGTGGAGGCGGCGGAGACGAAGAGATTGGTGTTCCgttctgctgctgctgctgcgctTTGCCGTTCACTTCGAGCAGAACGTCCGGTTTGGTCACTTGGATAGCCGGAAGGATTCCACTGTTGGGTCCGTTAATGGCTGCACCTACGGCTGTCGTAATGCTGGCGCCATCCTGATTTTGTTGCTGAATGTGGTGGATTTGATGCTGTTCCATTTCAGCGCTCCTGCGCTGGTTCTGCTGGCGGAACAACAGAGCCGCATCGGCGTTTTTGAGCAACATCTTCTCCTGCCTGGAGGCCATCTCATAGATGCGGTAATAAGTGTAGAGCATAATGGTGCACGGGATCCAGAATGAGATACTCGACGAGATGAGAGCGTAGACTTTGTTGACGACAAAGCGGCAACTGTGCGGATTTTTTTCGCGGTACAATTGGTGCTCATCCGTCGTGTACCTTTTCACCCCAATTAAAAAcgatttttaattaattatttttggtttttatttttagttatttatttgttttgatttcagaTCCAGGCTTTTATGTTTTTGAAGCTCAGCTTACCATCCGAGGAATATGGGGAAAAAGGAGATAAGGGCAGGCCAAGTCCAGATGTTGGCCAGCATGACGGCCACTTTTTTGCGCGTGATTTTCATTGGGTACATGAGAGGCTGCGAGATGGCGTAATAGCGATCGACACTGATGCAGCACAGGTGCAAAATGGAGACGGTGCAGCAATAGACGTCGAAGCTGTTCCAGATATCACCTATAGAGCAAATGCAGGTAAATCCGATCAGATCCGATTGCTTTCGCCAGGGTTATTACTCTAATCACGACGCGGTCGTGTTTTACACGGTTATCTAGGACAGCTGGACTTACACATGGCGTAGCTAAATATCCATTGACCGAAGATGATGACGCTGGCGTTAAAGCCCATAGCGACCAATGCGACCAGGATGTCGGCCATGGCCAGCGACACAACAAAATAGTTGGTGATGATGCGCAATTTGCGGAAGCGGGCCACGCTAATGATGACGAGCAGGTTGCCGAAAATGGAGGCGGCGATGATGAGACCCATCAGGAAAGTCTTGACCACCAATGTCAGCGTCAAGAACCAATCGACGGCGGCTTCAGCGTCTTCGCTCAGACCACTGCCCAGCTCCGTCTCCATTATCGAGTAACCGGTAGCGTCGAAGAGCAACGAGCCGTTGTCTATTAACGATTCCGTGTTAACGTCCATGGCCATCCCCAGCCCGCTACTATGGCCAGGAGACCTTTAAAACATTGGGGAAAGCAAATAGAAAATTAAAGCCCCCGACCGATCGATACAAACATTCGGTACGTAAAATAGAATCGAGTTTCTTGTTCATTTATTTACTATCTTGTTTCTTTCAGATCTGCGGAAGAATGAGGCGCACACGATTCGAGTTCCACAAAGCTCTCAAATGATGGTGGAAAACTTTTGACGCACTCGGCATCGATTTCCTTCCGGTGCGTTGTAAATGTACAGGAAGAGGAAAACTGCGCCCCACGGTAAtccaagttttcttttatccaATCGAAACAACGACTGCGATAGTCCTTTAGCTCTCTATCGAGTATTGTTATCTTGATTATTACATGTCGGTCGGGAATACTCGAAAAGTTGTGTCGTTGAACGGGGAATCGTATTTGCATTGCGGGGTTCAAACTGACACGTGCTCGTGTTCGATACTCACGACCTTACGGTTATCTCTCTCTCGTATAATCGACATGAGCATTAAGTCTTTCGCGgttcgattttcttttcaattcgGTGATGGCTGGCTAGCGTGCACGTTTGGAGCTAATCAAGTTGTACACAAGTATCGTATTGACCAAGTACGAAAGATTGTTTCAAGACATGAAGAAATAATAGGCACATTAGGAAATAATACTGGGGGATGTATTTGATTATAAAGGACTGGAAAAACTGGAAGGTTTTCAACAGAACATTATTTGTGAATGCCTCACGAGATGTGCGAGTTATAGTAGTAGTTGCAATCGTTAAATACCGTGCAGTTAatattttttagaaaaatccCCAACAAGATTAGCCGTATTGCTTGTCGCCAACTGAATTATGGACGTAACCGTTCGAGCTTCAAATGCTACTGAATTCGGAGAAATAGAAAGATCGATACATTGCCTACAGATCGGTGACTTATGGTGACGGAAAGCGATGATATAAAGCTACccattcttaaaaaaaaaactgttttttctATCAATGGGCTATTTTGTATGTTACCTCACCTCCCTTTATTGATTGGTAATCTCGAAGCGGGAAAAAGAAGCGCGGCAGCTGCGATTTTATCGCCGTGGGTGGGGCCATTTTTGAACGCGTGCTGCACACGCACATGGGATACGAACGGCACGCACTAAacttttctcctttttttttcttctcatatCGCTAGGATCCAAAGTACTTCACCTACTTTGTTAGCGGCTATTGTAACCCGATCTCGCAAATCCGTGCGCAAACTTCTCGGAAGGACCGCACTGTTTCATCTCGCTGTATTCAATCATTGCTCATCTCTTCCGTGCTTGGTATTTAATATGAACGCACGGAGTGTGTTGTGTACAAAATGGCACGTTAATTCGTTCTATTTATGCTAGATGTTCCATCGTCAAGGACGGCCGGGTTAGAGAGTAGTATTGAAACTGTACGCGGTGACTCTGCAGCGTCCGAAAAGAGATGAAGCAGTGACCAAGAGGAGAGAATTATCGATCGACCACATCAATAAGAAgcggaaaaaaaatggacggtGCTGCGTCAAAACGGAAGAAGCGTCCCGCATCCCTGAGGCGATGGCCAAAATCGGATGGAGACGCGCCCAAATGATGTGAGTTAATTCTTGTATTCAGTACTGTAGATGGTTGATGGGCTTGTCCTACATTCGATTTCtatcctatatatatatatttatactgtATACAAGCCAACAGCATTTCCAGTTGATTGTGTTACGTGCTGTTTGCGGGTTTTGCCGGTGTGCCCATCAATCCTGCACGAGAGAGCGGTCGATTATTATCGACAAGAAATCACTTGTCATACGCCAGCGGCTCTATTTATAGCTTCGCGTTGTCTTGACGACCAGAATCACGAAACGATCTAGTACGCAACTCACTTATGATgtgtaac
This sequence is a window from Daphnia magna isolate NIES linkage group LG7, ASM2063170v1.1, whole genome shotgun sequence. Protein-coding genes within it:
- the LOC116926364 gene encoding uncharacterized protein LOC116926364, with translation MVDKIGCPFKQNSCRQLHALHSSKKSISVGRFEGQPFRQHPHTSPSEHVGIKRNGGDSHPFSRRPRSCSRKGILCVKLNSQNGAIASKRFSSPLLLKEAKTCRSPIPVHVSSTILSSKI
- the LOC116926310 gene encoding LOW QUALITY PROTEIN: octopamine receptor beta-2R (The sequence of the model RefSeq protein was modified relative to this genomic sequence to represent the inferred CDS: deleted 1 base in 1 codon), with the protein product MAMDVNTESLIDNGSLLFDATGYSIMETELGSGLSEDAEAAVDWFLTLTLVVKTFLMGLIIAASIFGNLLVIISVARFRKLRIITNYFVVSLAMADILVALVAMGFNASVIIFGQWIFSYAMCDIWNSFDVYCCTVSILHLCCISVDRYYAISQPLMYPMKITRKKVAVMLANIWTWPALISFFPIFLGWYTTDEHQLYREKNPHSCRFVVNKVYALISSSISFWIPCTIMLYTYYRIYEMASRQEKMLLKNADAALLFRQQNQRRSAEMEQHQIHHIQQQNQDGASITTAVGAAINGPNSGILPAIQVTKPDVLLEVNGKAQQQQQNGTPISSSPPPPPPENKRISAGDRSALLDSASDANRYQCRDETCSNTPTISKDSKHLQKIRREHKAARTLGIIMGAFVLCWLPFFIWYLSVTLCGDMCYCPDIVVEVLFWIGYFNSTLNPLIYAYFNKDFREAFRNTLVCVFCTRCQDPREQQRDQLAALGFHQQQQQHGKNNLGRLSVASAENQTSRTIRHSSGDTIAGIERIDHKRLSGVAVQNL